A window from Myxococcus fulvus encodes these proteins:
- a CDS encoding FliO/MopB family protein, translated as MKAAEATRRTGEAPVWEDPSIDAAAAAEAEPESMGWMLVRTLMVLGAVVASIYLTLNVGLRRLMGLQSASPGRQTVVSVVERLPLDPKRALFVVKAADEYLLVGGGEAGLQLLSKLDAEAVERIRAQRPQTNVVPLSPFLQKLLSRRSGGSSSEPPGA; from the coding sequence GTGAAGGCCGCCGAGGCGACGCGTCGCACGGGCGAGGCGCCCGTCTGGGAGGACCCGTCCATCGATGCGGCCGCGGCGGCGGAGGCGGAGCCGGAGAGCATGGGCTGGATGCTCGTGCGCACCCTGATGGTCCTGGGCGCGGTGGTGGCGTCCATCTACCTGACGTTGAACGTGGGCCTGCGCCGGTTGATGGGCCTGCAGTCCGCCTCCCCGGGGCGGCAGACGGTGGTCTCCGTGGTGGAGCGGCTCCCCCTGGACCCCAAGCGCGCGCTCTTCGTGGTGAAGGCCGCGGACGAATACCTGTTGGTGGGCGGCGGCGAGGCGGGCCTGCAGTTGCTGTCGAAGCTGGATGCCGAAGCCGTGGAGCGCATCCGGGCACAGCGCCCGCAGACGAACGTGGTTCCACTCAGCCCTTTCCTCCAGAAGCTCCTTTCCCGTCGCTCCGGTGGCTCGTCGTCCGAGCCCCCTGGCGCCTGA